A part of Leptospira mtsangambouensis genomic DNA contains:
- the omp85 gene encoding Omp85 family outer membrane protein translates to MLVVISTWIFIPLYAEERNSDVPEWLGEFKKLDEKELAKKKEGWYATGLPQFGNDAVNGSGLGILANIFYNGTKADSSFKYTPYEHMFNVGVYRTNRGTQNNYLAWDAPYFADTAFRLRAYVGHDASFYNQYFGVGTESLEPLYYKDRNVDGSRITRNATYSDFENANSYTRNRGPGKEFTSNQHYHDYQFDTTYGQFAADKTIFQVFRVWGGVEFSKNTVRRYDGTSTEGREPLTNLRVPAIEDSSKLTEDASSGKIIGLHGGNLNYIRAGIAYDTRDYEPDPDRGWLIEYNINKAERVIGSDFGYIRHFAQAKNFYQPFPKLFEEFVIAQRVALTKIEGEVPFFEYRYLFSIDGPFGALGGQNTLRGYRQERFFGPVIGFYNIELRYRVGSFSLWDQFFQLSIVPFYDVGRVWDKLRDVNTLNYKHARGIGLRLVWDQATVILLDYAYSREDKLFYIDIGHTF, encoded by the coding sequence TATGCTGAAGAAAGAAATTCCGATGTACCTGAATGGCTTGGTGAATTCAAAAAATTAGACGAGAAGGAACTGGCCAAAAAAAAAGAAGGGTGGTATGCCACTGGTCTTCCGCAGTTTGGGAATGACGCCGTAAATGGATCAGGTCTGGGAATTCTTGCCAATATTTTCTATAACGGTACCAAAGCTGATTCTTCCTTTAAATACACTCCTTACGAACATATGTTCAATGTGGGGGTGTATAGAACCAATCGTGGAACTCAAAATAATTATTTAGCTTGGGATGCTCCATATTTTGCGGATACCGCATTTCGTTTGAGAGCTTACGTAGGACATGACGCTAGTTTCTATAACCAATATTTTGGTGTTGGAACTGAAAGTTTAGAACCACTTTATTATAAAGATAGAAATGTGGATGGAAGTCGTATCACTCGCAATGCTACATACTCCGATTTTGAGAATGCAAATTCATATACTCGCAATCGTGGTCCGGGGAAGGAATTTACATCGAACCAACATTATCACGATTATCAATTTGATACAACATATGGACAATTTGCCGCAGACAAAACAATTTTTCAGGTTTTCAGAGTTTGGGGAGGAGTTGAGTTTTCTAAGAATACTGTTAGGCGGTATGACGGAACATCAACCGAAGGTCGGGAGCCCCTTACCAACTTGCGAGTCCCTGCAATTGAAGATAGTTCTAAATTAACTGAGGATGCGAGTTCAGGAAAAATTATTGGCCTACATGGCGGAAATTTGAACTACATCCGTGCTGGGATTGCTTATGATACGAGAGATTATGAACCAGATCCAGACCGAGGTTGGCTCATTGAATACAATATTAATAAAGCAGAAAGAGTCATCGGATCTGATTTTGGTTACATCAGACATTTTGCACAGGCGAAAAATTTTTACCAACCCTTCCCGAAACTTTTCGAAGAGTTTGTCATCGCGCAACGTGTAGCACTCACAAAGATTGAAGGAGAAGTCCCTTTCTTTGAATATCGTTATCTTTTTTCTATCGATGGTCCATTTGGTGCACTCGGTGGACAGAACACTCTTCGTGGGTATAGGCAAGAACGCTTTTTTGGTCCAGTGATTGGATTTTATAATATTGAATTACGGTACCGGGTGGGGAGTTTTTCGTTATGGGATCAGTTTTTTCAACTAAGCATTGTTCCATTCTATGATGTGGGTCGAGTTTGGGACAAACTTCGAGATGTGAATACGCTGAATTATAAACATGCACGTGGGATTGGTTTACGACTCGTTTGGGATCAGGCAACCGTGATCTTACTGGACTATGCTTATTCCAGAGAGGACAAATTGTTTTATATTGATATTGGCCATACGTTTTAA
- a CDS encoding S41 family peptidase, with the protein MQSDSVASQLEEEFTKIPFSQDLLESVMEILYLQNEALSLTNTDRIKWDEIQFVASEGYVSSFLGSSLMIYEKYGDLLRPKTIISIEIPLKETKSKRKIITLLQETSFLKEIGLQNEDELITINGEPIRYLSIQTVNRMLKGKVGETIEISILRNQNEKYSFKVPLKENKPSDQKIVEGQIWTGKFNFIYIKVSGFIKNNQSSATEMIKDLYFTLMEDAKNKNINIHGFVLDLRNNPGGFLDQIIECMRMLIPNGLLVTTQSSRTSPSMVYANQSSITDLPLVVLINENTGSGSELIAGVIQHYHRGIILGSKSTGQGLVHVLNKVSGEENSLIKIASSFLYLPNGKKFHETGITPNVWVSDRKELDHNLFDAKNNVQINSTTESKEKYQRLDITSISQWIEQNGTFGQKVKSDNDKNLLPDYQLYRSLDFFSGYLSTQK; encoded by the coding sequence ATGCAATCTGATTCTGTTGCCTCACAACTAGAGGAAGAATTTACAAAAATACCTTTTTCACAAGACCTTTTAGAATCCGTTATGGAAATTCTATATTTACAAAATGAAGCATTAAGCTTAACGAATACAGATAGGATCAAATGGGATGAAATTCAATTTGTTGCATCGGAAGGATACGTTTCTTCATTTTTAGGTTCTAGTTTAATGATCTATGAGAAATACGGAGATCTATTACGACCAAAAACAATTATATCGATTGAAATCCCTCTCAAAGAGACAAAGTCCAAAAGAAAGATCATCACTCTCTTACAAGAAACTTCTTTTTTGAAAGAGATTGGACTTCAGAATGAAGACGAACTGATTACCATCAATGGGGAACCTATTCGCTACTTATCAATCCAAACTGTAAATCGAATGCTTAAAGGTAAAGTTGGCGAAACTATCGAAATTTCCATACTACGAAATCAAAATGAAAAATATAGTTTCAAAGTTCCTTTAAAAGAAAACAAACCGTCAGATCAGAAAATAGTAGAAGGTCAAATCTGGACTGGGAAATTTAACTTCATTTACATTAAAGTATCTGGATTTATTAAGAATAATCAATCCAGTGCCACTGAAATGATTAAAGACCTTTATTTCACCTTAATGGAAGATGCAAAAAATAAAAATATCAACATCCATGGTTTCGTTTTAGACCTTCGCAATAATCCAGGAGGTTTTTTAGACCAAATCATTGAATGTATGAGGATGTTAATTCCAAATGGATTGTTGGTAACTACACAATCCTCTAGAACATCTCCAAGTATGGTTTATGCAAATCAATCGTCGATTACGGATTTACCGTTGGTTGTTCTGATAAATGAAAATACCGGGTCAGGTTCTGAGCTAATTGCAGGTGTAATCCAACATTACCATCGCGGAATTATACTTGGATCTAAATCTACGGGTCAAGGGCTTGTACATGTTTTAAACAAAGTTTCTGGCGAAGAAAACTCACTTATCAAAATAGCCTCTAGTTTTTTATACCTTCCCAATGGTAAAAAATTTCATGAAACAGGAATTACACCAAACGTTTGGGTTTCGGACCGAAAAGAATTGGACCATAACCTATTTGATGCCAAGAACAATGTACAAATCAATTCAACGACAGAATCGAAAGAAAAATACCAGAGATTAGATATCACATCCATCAGCCAATGGATTGAACAGAATGGCACATTTGGACAAAAAGTCAAATCTGATAATGATAAAAATCTCCTTCCAGATTATCAGTTGTATCGCTCCCTTGATTTTTTTTCAGGTTATCTCTCGACACAAAAATAA
- a CDS encoding pirin family protein — METIKPNNNSLGKKIHPATERGHVNFGWLDSHHSFSFGHWYNPEKTNFGALRVLNDDIVEPSMGFGTHPHQNMEIVSIPLFGELAHKDSTGTNGIIRTGDVQIMSAGSGIQHSEFNHSSEKKVNFLQIWILPKVGGIEPRYAQKTFSEAGRVNRFQTVVSPIDEEAVWINQDAYFSLATLDPGKELSYSVHAPGQGIFTFLISGKLKVEDTLLERRDAVGYWGKEDYKFHAEVKSELLVIEVPMK, encoded by the coding sequence ATGGAAACAATAAAACCCAACAACAATTCCTTAGGAAAAAAAATCCATCCTGCAACAGAACGCGGGCATGTTAATTTCGGTTGGTTGGACAGCCATCACTCCTTTAGTTTTGGTCATTGGTACAATCCCGAAAAAACTAATTTTGGAGCACTCCGCGTACTCAATGACGACATCGTAGAACCTAGTATGGGGTTTGGCACACACCCTCATCAAAACATGGAAATCGTTTCGATCCCTCTCTTTGGAGAGTTGGCCCATAAAGATAGTACAGGTACGAATGGTATCATCCGTACGGGAGACGTACAAATCATGTCTGCAGGATCAGGAATTCAACATTCGGAATTCAATCATAGCAGCGAAAAGAAAGTAAATTTTTTACAAATCTGGATCCTTCCAAAAGTGGGTGGGATTGAACCAAGGTATGCGCAAAAAACTTTTTCGGAGGCAGGCCGTGTGAATCGATTCCAGACAGTCGTTTCCCCTATTGATGAAGAAGCGGTCTGGATCAACCAAGATGCTTATTTTTCATTGGCTACACTTGATCCAGGAAAAGAACTCTCTTATTCCGTCCATGCACCTGGACAAGGGATCTTTACTTTTCTCATCAGTGGTAAATTAAAGGTGGAAGACACTTTACTGGAACGACGAGATGCCGTTGGGTATTGGGGAAAGGAAGATTACAAATTTCATGCGGAAGTGAAATCGGAATTACTCGTGATTGAAGTTCCAATGAAATAG
- a CDS encoding methyl-accepting chemotaxis protein, whose amino-acid sequence MSRTSLESIKTKKNWVELGPVYVNRVRFLLAGFYIIATLGSYKTSTTLQTTSYLVGISCMFLYGGLQAYLFKKEKLGALFPKVLILMDITVLFAVTASGLMGGSGVAADLIKSPTLYVLYYFYVVYSAFLFSKRTLLMSTYYSAFCLVMISVIGYGQGVEFKEIEGFQSQKSTVGISNEVFKILFLICFGYLTSAVLNLLNEIKNESEERQKIAESERGTADELNRNLVQVGSELFKTLKSIREITTDFNFQIESQDKSIHELTEFVSSFSESIQSSVDNIGKQHNQITLLNHKSDTLKLSISEIGTVVEELNFNMSDFQDRSNVLSHTVQNLEERLRSVNESQKEVSEVNDIMAEIADRTNLLALNASIEAARAGEHGRGFAVVAQEVAKLAENSNENATKIKKIITNSNRFIQEGTELASVSLKQTETLQSKYELLSGVIRTATNKINSQKDINNQVLESLDLIESISRELDSESKVLNRDKDQMIAVVQKMEEINREVVINARKVGENTLSLEKQAADLAAEQ is encoded by the coding sequence ATGTCGAGAACTAGTTTAGAATCTATAAAAACAAAAAAAAACTGGGTGGAATTGGGTCCTGTGTATGTGAATCGAGTCAGGTTTCTTTTGGCGGGGTTCTATATCATAGCAACTCTTGGCTCTTATAAAACCTCCACTACATTACAAACAACAAGTTATTTAGTGGGGATCTCCTGTATGTTTCTGTATGGGGGCCTTCAAGCTTATTTATTTAAGAAGGAAAAGTTAGGAGCATTATTCCCTAAGGTTCTCATCCTTATGGATATCACAGTTCTTTTTGCTGTCACTGCGTCTGGTCTTATGGGTGGTAGTGGGGTTGCCGCAGATTTAATCAAGTCTCCTACACTTTATGTGTTATATTATTTTTATGTTGTGTATTCTGCATTTTTATTTTCGAAACGAACACTTCTTATGAGTACATATTATTCTGCGTTTTGTTTGGTAATGATTTCCGTCATTGGTTATGGGCAAGGAGTTGAATTTAAAGAGATAGAAGGATTTCAAAGCCAAAAGAGTACGGTTGGAATCTCGAATGAAGTGTTTAAGATACTTTTTTTGATTTGTTTCGGATATTTAACTTCCGCGGTTTTGAATCTGTTAAACGAAATCAAAAATGAATCTGAAGAAAGACAAAAAATTGCGGAGTCGGAACGGGGCACCGCTGATGAACTAAATCGAAACTTGGTTCAAGTTGGTTCCGAACTATTTAAAACTCTAAAATCAATTCGTGAAATCACTACGGATTTTAATTTTCAAATTGAATCACAAGATAAATCGATCCACGAACTAACAGAATTTGTTTCTTCCTTTTCGGAAAGCATTCAATCTTCCGTAGACAATATTGGGAAACAACACAACCAAATCACTTTGTTGAATCATAAATCAGATACGTTGAAACTGAGCATTTCTGAAATTGGAACAGTTGTTGAAGAATTGAACTTTAATATGAGTGACTTTCAAGACAGGAGTAATGTACTTTCACATACCGTTCAGAACTTAGAAGAGAGACTTCGATCGGTAAACGAATCCCAAAAGGAAGTGAGCGAAGTAAACGATATTATGGCTGAAATTGCAGATCGTACAAACTTACTTGCTTTGAATGCCTCCATTGAAGCTGCAAGAGCAGGCGAACATGGAAGAGGATTTGCTGTTGTTGCCCAAGAAGTCGCGAAACTAGCGGAAAATTCAAATGAAAACGCCACTAAAATTAAAAAGATCATTACTAATTCCAATCGGTTCATTCAGGAAGGGACTGAACTTGCTTCTGTGTCCTTGAAACAAACAGAAACACTCCAATCCAAATATGAGCTTTTGAGCGGAGTGATTCGAACGGCAACAAATAAAATCAATTCTCAAAAAGACATCAACAACCAAGTTCTGGAATCATTGGATTTAATCGAATCGATCTCAAGAGAGTTGGATTCAGAATCAAAAGTTCTAAATCGGGATAAAGACCAGATGATCGCTGTTGTTCAAAAAATGGAAGAAATCAATAGGGAAGTTGTGATAAATGCTAGAAAAGTTGGCGAAAACACTTTAAGTTTGGAAAAACAAGCTGCTGATTTAGCTGCCGAGCAATAA
- a CDS encoding caspase family protein has protein sequence MKSKILIFLFLTTPAIVAADVIPKRFGFVVGVSEYRNLTLGDLKTAKSDALGMTKILFSYGSYNRIQTLVQEGSVNSTPTKYNILTNFEALLKETNPDDLFIFYFSGHGVVDYNDKVYLLPEDANPTNPFESGIAVEQLLEMTRKYQLKRVVFFIDACRNPEDGKGEEGKKYLEAVSFRESEIVSVFYSTKVGYSSFEDPKSGYGIFTKYLIYGLEGRADSNYNGEVSYSELSNYVISSLKEWSKTNQKLQKPYTKEYAEKSEDTILTYAVNPETSLTDAPLFNPYNPTYAFRSFLVPGWGQYVRGQEEKGKIYMSIFALGVLYAGYQYNTYRQDKAAYESAVGFPPNPRIAETVALNYYLIEPYRQRMESSRANLSQALTVLLFLWSANVFDFYLLGPNPKEKSGVWLDFNWENQGYMGIDRVGKLGYAMHF, from the coding sequence ATGAAATCAAAAATTCTAATATTCTTATTTTTGACTACTCCTGCGATAGTTGCCGCTGATGTCATACCCAAAAGATTTGGGTTTGTCGTGGGAGTCAGTGAATATAGGAATTTGACTTTAGGCGACCTAAAAACCGCAAAAAGCGATGCATTGGGAATGACTAAAATTTTATTTAGTTATGGTTCTTATAACCGCATCCAAACTTTAGTGCAAGAAGGTTCTGTTAATTCTACTCCAACGAAATACAATATTCTAACAAACTTTGAAGCGCTATTAAAAGAAACAAATCCTGATGATTTGTTTATCTTTTATTTTTCTGGTCATGGTGTTGTAGATTATAACGATAAAGTATATTTACTCCCGGAAGATGCAAATCCGACAAATCCGTTTGAGTCAGGGATTGCGGTTGAACAACTTCTCGAAATGACTCGAAAATACCAGTTGAAAAGAGTAGTCTTTTTCATTGATGCCTGTCGTAATCCAGAAGATGGAAAAGGGGAAGAAGGAAAAAAATATTTAGAAGCAGTTAGTTTTCGTGAGTCTGAAATTGTTTCTGTTTTTTATTCCACAAAAGTCGGATATTCTAGTTTTGAAGATCCAAAATCAGGATATGGGATTTTTACAAAGTATCTCATTTATGGATTAGAAGGAAGAGCTGATTCCAATTACAATGGGGAAGTATCTTATTCCGAATTGTCAAACTATGTGATTTCTTCATTGAAGGAATGGTCCAAAACCAATCAGAAATTACAAAAACCTTATACAAAGGAATATGCGGAGAAATCGGAAGATACCATTCTCACATACGCTGTCAATCCTGAGACATCTTTAACGGATGCACCTCTATTCAACCCTTACAATCCTACTTATGCATTTCGTTCCTTTTTGGTCCCCGGTTGGGGACAGTATGTTCGAGGTCAGGAAGAAAAAGGGAAAATTTATATGTCCATCTTTGCGTTAGGGGTTTTATACGCTGGATATCAGTACAATACCTATAGGCAGGACAAAGCAGCCTATGAATCTGCAGTAGGGTTCCCACCGAACCCTCGCATCGCAGAAACAGTGGCTCTCAATTATTATTTAATTGAACCTTACAGGCAACGGATGGAATCGTCCAGGGCTAATTTGTCACAGGCTTTGACAGTGCTTCTCTTTCTCTGGTCGGCAAATGTGTTTGATTTTTATCTCTTGGGGCCCAATCCTAAGGAAAAGTCAGGTGTATGGCTTGATTTCAATTGGGAAAACCAAGGTTATATGGGAATTGATCGGGTTGGGAAGTTAGGATATGCGATGCATTTTTAA
- a CDS encoding kelch-like protein translates to MRCIFKLVFILLLFQCKIQNKSQNLFDPTTLSGGSVAVLSSLVFQDGIQITTRYQQNDYPSFVKTEILDLDLDKPVSSHFNKKHFYVSENYKDDLVLRDVFPLSESKVRVLFSVSSRSEWREPIILRIQKPESLTEYAFNWKILEFKFPYPRYIGNISEAKGQITTQHLLDGRILLVGGVSVAGNTLPTVEILDPDTGTTVLFPPLNQSLMGMAICANSDGTVYVSGGKTIVGSPTVNTQFSNKIYKINSTNQTVEELPFTLQKRRYGHSMVCLSNGDLLVSGGQFQVGTDHTAITNDHEYVSIQNGNTTVLNSSANFPMNTIFHFAEYDSFKQRVLFFGGKDRIDPFAAYSNSISTLDLNSQVLSTLPSVFSTARSNVTSMILPGNDRLVLGGVMGGGVGSRSIDSWNETSSTSQTNGFTSRMKNGSSITKFSDSQVLYTGGVDTYYKSGILELYDHIEKKNFVVDTMMNARSEHTAIQTNRGIIIFGDSALTDTRVELYGKD, encoded by the coding sequence ATGCGATGCATTTTTAAATTAGTTTTCATCTTATTGTTATTCCAATGTAAGATCCAAAACAAATCCCAAAATCTTTTTGATCCGACAACACTTTCAGGTGGTTCGGTTGCCGTTTTATCTTCTTTGGTATTTCAGGATGGAATACAAATCACCACTAGATACCAGCAGAATGACTATCCATCTTTTGTAAAAACAGAGATTTTGGATTTAGATTTAGATAAACCAGTTTCCTCTCATTTTAATAAAAAACACTTTTATGTGTCAGAAAATTATAAAGACGACTTAGTTCTCAGAGATGTTTTCCCTCTATCTGAATCAAAAGTGCGTGTATTGTTTTCTGTTTCCTCTCGGTCTGAATGGAGAGAACCTATCATCCTACGCATTCAGAAACCTGAATCACTTACGGAGTATGCTTTTAACTGGAAAATATTGGAATTCAAATTTCCTTATCCACGTTATATCGGGAACATTTCGGAAGCTAAAGGTCAGATTACGACACAACATTTGTTAGATGGTAGAATTTTATTGGTTGGAGGAGTTTCTGTTGCAGGGAATACATTGCCAACAGTAGAAATTCTGGATCCTGATACAGGGACAACTGTTTTGTTTCCTCCTTTAAACCAAAGTTTGATGGGGATGGCGATTTGCGCAAATTCCGATGGGACTGTGTATGTTTCCGGAGGGAAAACAATTGTTGGCTCCCCAACAGTCAATACTCAATTCAGCAATAAAATTTATAAAATCAATAGTACAAATCAAACAGTGGAAGAACTTCCTTTTACTTTGCAGAAGCGAAGGTATGGCCATTCGATGGTATGTTTGAGTAACGGTGATTTGCTAGTTTCTGGAGGCCAGTTTCAAGTAGGAACGGATCATACTGCGATCACTAATGATCATGAATATGTTTCCATACAAAATGGGAACACGACCGTTTTGAATTCTTCGGCGAACTTTCCGATGAATACAATATTTCATTTTGCCGAGTATGATTCATTCAAGCAGCGAGTCCTATTTTTCGGAGGTAAAGACCGAATTGACCCGTTTGCTGCTTATTCGAATTCCATCAGTACATTAGATTTGAATTCCCAAGTTCTCAGCACATTGCCTTCTGTTTTTTCGACGGCTAGATCCAATGTAACGAGTATGATCCTGCCAGGGAATGACCGATTGGTTTTGGGTGGCGTAATGGGTGGTGGTGTTGGTTCTCGGAGTATTGATTCTTGGAATGAAACTAGTTCCACAAGCCAAACTAATGGATTTACAAGCAGAATGAAAAATGGGAGTTCCATTACAAAGTTTTCAGATTCGCAAGTTTTGTATACCGGTGGTGTTGATACATACTATAAGTCCGGTATCTTAGAACTTTATGACCACATTGAAAAGAAAAACTTTGTTGTTGATACAATGATGAATGCACGTTCAGAACATACGGCAATTCAAACAAATAGAGGTATCATCATATTCGGAGATTCTGCTTTGACAGATACAAGGGTTGAGTTGTATGGGAAAGATTAA
- a CDS encoding Kelch repeat-containing protein: MGKIKFILLFSFLVSCQLSSGQNAFDPNSPTNLGLFLLGAESVVNMEFSTNRVQPGGTIYISTNHDFTSKVDGLRLPISGVGVNPISQVIPRSRYLYEVRMKPGITSGKFSVNLKDYYLNESLLVNPANFEFEIDSQPPVLELRTGNAIDISELQSGFLDIVSNEEIVWEGKLSQVTLSGTAKNTLVVSDIIVSERNIRLLFAGDPNSNGGILTISFSGVNDKASNSQGTVMVPVNVFAFKSGPNLNVARRSCVGIELDDGRRLVLGGRAKKDVLINGNGTLSHSEFYNSVTKQFLSAPDMVYRRQEFDVVKLQDGRLFVSGGFGGKVGDPSNGSLASTEIYDPTTNVWTEGPSLTTPRQLHKMTLLPNGDVLVVGGLSPFKPFQSVAMVELVHITNHPATMTVETIGNLADPRGKHAQILSHSSGKVVIFGGERSDITGPMPNDFNAYALDSIALYDINSKTLINSSAKLYKRFNHFVHGLTNGEILILGGINSRFDTSQPVLRAQIYNPANDTIRDHKNLLFGREWGSSFVFPYGKDQLIVAGGLEYRTVNGSTFDSIHDTESWSESINRFYMTSRSLNARWEGCDIRYSSTGGGMILGGRIGDIIGNTEEYSFE; the protein is encoded by the coding sequence ATGGGAAAGATTAAGTTCATTCTACTTTTCTCATTTTTGGTTTCTTGCCAACTCAGTTCGGGACAAAATGCTTTTGATCCAAACTCACCAACAAATTTAGGATTGTTTTTGTTAGGTGCGGAGTCTGTAGTCAACATGGAATTTTCAACCAATCGTGTGCAACCCGGTGGGACTATTTATATTTCTACAAATCATGATTTTACTTCGAAGGTAGATGGATTACGTTTGCCAATTTCCGGTGTAGGAGTGAATCCCATATCTCAGGTGATCCCTCGTAGCCGATACTTATATGAAGTTCGTATGAAACCAGGAATCACATCTGGTAAGTTTAGTGTTAATCTAAAAGATTATTATTTGAACGAATCACTTCTGGTGAATCCAGCAAACTTTGAATTCGAAATAGATTCCCAACCACCGGTACTTGAACTCCGCACAGGAAATGCAATTGATATCTCTGAATTACAATCTGGTTTTCTGGATATCGTTTCTAATGAAGAAATTGTTTGGGAAGGAAAACTTTCTCAAGTTACTTTATCGGGAACTGCAAAAAATACCCTTGTTGTATCGGATATCATTGTATCTGAACGTAACATTCGTTTGTTGTTTGCTGGAGATCCAAATTCAAATGGGGGAATCCTTACAATTTCTTTTAGTGGAGTTAATGATAAAGCTTCCAATTCACAGGGGACCGTGATGGTTCCTGTCAATGTGTTTGCATTCAAAAGTGGTCCCAACCTAAACGTTGCAAGAAGGTCTTGCGTTGGGATTGAGCTCGATGATGGAAGAAGACTTGTTTTGGGTGGAAGGGCAAAAAAAGATGTTTTGATCAACGGGAATGGGACACTCAGCCATTCCGAGTTTTATAACTCCGTTACTAAACAATTTTTGTCTGCTCCTGACATGGTCTACCGCCGCCAAGAATTCGACGTTGTCAAATTACAAGATGGCAGATTGTTCGTATCAGGTGGGTTCGGTGGTAAGGTTGGCGACCCATCGAATGGAAGTTTAGCATCGACAGAAATTTATGATCCAACAACCAATGTTTGGACAGAAGGGCCTTCTCTAACAACTCCCCGTCAGCTACATAAGATGACTTTGCTTCCAAACGGTGATGTTTTGGTTGTGGGTGGACTCAGTCCATTTAAACCATTCCAATCTGTTGCGATGGTAGAATTGGTTCATATCACCAATCATCCAGCTACCATGACTGTTGAAACCATTGGAAACTTAGCAGATCCTCGTGGTAAACATGCACAGATTTTGTCGCATTCTTCGGGTAAGGTGGTGATTTTTGGTGGTGAACGTTCCGATATAACGGGACCAATGCCAAATGATTTTAATGCATATGCTTTAGATTCTATCGCCTTATATGATATTAATTCAAAAACTTTAATAAATTCGTCTGCAAAACTATATAAAAGATTTAATCATTTTGTGCATGGTTTGACGAATGGTGAAATTTTAATTCTTGGTGGGATCAATTCAAGATTTGATACAAGCCAACCTGTCCTTCGAGCACAAATTTATAACCCTGCGAACGATACAATTCGAGACCATAAAAATCTTTTATTTGGGAGAGAGTGGGGATCTTCCTTCGTTTTTCCATATGGCAAAGACCAACTCATTGTAGCAGGTGGTTTGGAGTATCGCACAGTAAATGGTTCTACATTCGACTCCATCCATGATACAGAGTCTTGGTCAGAATCAATCAATCGTTTTTATATGACTAGTCGGTCTTTGAATGCTCGTTGGGAAGGATGTGACATCCGTTATTCGTCGACAGGCGGTGGAATGATTCTTGGTGGTCGGATTGGTGATATTATAGGAAATACGGAGGAATACAGCTTTGAATAA